From one Pieris brassicae chromosome 5, ilPieBrab1.1, whole genome shotgun sequence genomic stretch:
- the LOC123710465 gene encoding arginine kinase — protein sequence LGRFLKRSIFESIKYRITKLDHDLFDVIWPAVKKIPETRNVIQTVEEDFPGGVTALDYYVYDVFNEFLTPLIKDLHNINISYELPFHPPSDFIKKSSVLTAAPEPLVELNVDVHDEFVLSGNIECSRNVEGFELPLNIKIGKLESIEKIITTILMNTEFSKVVEQLNPESNQKGGSYYTLNEVLEKPSEVCALLAASGLLIALCEREEIDDFNRLHGKHWPYGRGVYLSDDKTVAVWINVHDHIRVLVSTPTDTPGEIGLAFSKISFIMKYLHDKLDFVLHEKLGHLSSRPTFLGAGIRLSLIINFPGLSRDGDNIKHLCAMRGLQYRETLSTGIARISNYQCLGVTETVCFNDFATATSNLLHLERDLSLHNSAQIATMLSNIFRRKRSSLANIDIDEKH from the coding sequence CTTGGAAGGTTCTTAAAGAGATCAATATTTGAATCAATTAAATATCGCATTACAAAACTTGACCATGATCTTTTCGATGTTATTTGGCCAgctgttaaaaaaattccaGAAACACGAAATGTAATACAAACAGTTGAGGAAGATTTTCCTGGTGGTGTAACAGCACTTGATTATTATGTCTATGATGTGTTCAATGAATTTTTGACACCATTAATTAAGGatctacataatataaatatctcgTATGAGCTTCCTTTTCATCCACCATCcgactttattaaaaaatcatctGTACTAACTGCAGCACCTGAACCGTTAGTTGAATTAAACGTCGATGTACACGACGAATTTGTCCTTTCTGGAAATATAGAGTGTTCAAGAAATGTCGAGGGATTTGAATTAcctctaaatattaaaattggtaaACTAGAAAGCATTGAAAAGATTATAACCACGATATTGATGAACACAGAGTTTTCAAAAGTCGTTGAACAATTAAATCCTGAATCTAATCAAAAAGGTGGTAGTTATTACACCCTAAACGAGGTCTTGGAAAAACCATCCGAAGTCTGTGCTCTTTTAGCTGCATCGGGGTTGCTAATTGCTCTTTGCGAACGTGAAGAAATTGATGATTTTAATCGCTTACATGGTAAACATTGGCCATACGGACGTGGAGTGTATCTAAGTGACGATAAAACCGTTGCTGTGTGGATTAATGTTCACGACCATATCAGAGTTTTAGTTTCCACTCCTACAGATACCCCAGGGGAAATAGGTCTAGCTTTTAGCAAGATATCCTTTATCATGAAATATCTTCACGATAAACTAGACTTTGTTTTGCATGAGAAACTTGGTCATTTATCTAGTCGACCAACATTTTTAGGTGCGGGAATCCGGTTAAGTCTTATTATAAACTTCCCTGGTCTATCCAGAGATggtgataatataaaacatctaTGCGCAATGAGGGGCTTACAATACCGGGAGACTCTGAGCACTGGAATAGCTAGAATCAGTAACTACCAATGTTTGGGTGTTACTGAAACAGTCTGTTTTAATGATTTCGCTACAGCGACATCAAATCTTCTTCATCTCGAAAGAGATTTATCATTACACAATTCAGCTCAAATTGCGACAATGCTTAGCAATATATTTAGAAGAAAAAGAAGTAGTCTTgcaaatatagatatagatgaAAAACATTAA
- the LOC123710265 gene encoding vicilin-like seed storage protein At2g18540, whose translation MASDIEKGDFGDSARHKSSYDLSPKNSNHVFDGAGENIQYHSDSESVASKRSKTRYINPAIYIETVEACHSVTSLQTDSSCVDDVTPHPHSSYRSNSTPFLTGRLSSTSSSSIKRKSCRLTQDIGKDIEEESPRYERTYRDGDGADTFRLSVVSLSTTTTAKEEREQNEKKKQEAFRQWVERKEQEKREKLRLEKLKNQSAPTTTLEQREESYKKWLERKRIQVERQKAETIMRKFRESERVEEERNRRQRDKEEKFASWVRRKEEEMKSMKTKAERRAARASIEEQRRRVQGERAYRDWLRTSKNKPLPVPLNQGELSMRGTVSQMYINPIPWQSPT comes from the exons atggCGAGTGACATCGAAAAGGGTGATTTTGGTGATAGCGCCAGACACAAGTCCAGCTACGATTTATCTCCGAAGAATTCGAACCATGTCTTTGACGGAGCTGGTGAGAACATTCAGTACCACAGCGATTCAGAGTCCGTAGCATCCAAACGTAGTAAAACGCGTTACATAAATCCGGCTATTTACATCGAGACGGTAGAGGCATGTCATTCTGTGACGTCACTGCAGACGGATTCATCCTGCGTTGATGACGTCACTCCGCACCCTCATAGCTCATATAGGAGCAACTCTACTCCGTTTTTGACGGGGCGGCTGTCGAGTACATCCTCTAGCAGTATTAAAAGAAAGTCATGTCGGCTTACACAAGATATTGGGAAAGATATAGAGGAGGAATCGCCAAGATACGAACGTACGTACAGAGATGGGGATGGAGCTGATACTTTTAGGTTGTCAGTTGTGTCTTTATCGACTACTACTACAGCTAAGGAGGAACGGGAGCAAAATGAAAAGAAGAAGCAGGAAGCGTTCAGGCAGTGGGTCGAACGAAAAGAGCAGGAG AAGCGAGAGAAATTACGTCTCGAAAAATTAAAGAATCAATCAGCACCGACTACAACGCTTGAACAACGCGAAGAGtcatataaaaaatggttAGAACGGAAGCGGATACAAGTTGAGCGACAAAAGGCCGAGACGATAATGCGTAAGTTTCGTGAAAGCGAACGCGTTGAAGAAGAACGCAATCGGCGCCAGCGTGATAAGGAGGAGAAATTTGCTTCATGGGTAAGGAGAAAGGAAGAAGAAATGAAAT CAATGAAAACTAAAGCAGAGCGTCGAGCCGCCCGGGCGTCCATTGAGGAGCAGCGACGGCGTGTACAAGGCGAAAGAGCTTACAGAGATTGGCTACGTACCAGCAAGAACAAACCTTTGCCGGTTCCACTTAACCAGGGAGAACTAA gTATGAGAGGAACTGTTTCGCAAATGTACATAAATCCAATTCCCTGGCAGTCACCTACTTGA